The Agrococcus carbonis genome has a window encoding:
- a CDS encoding methionine ABC transporter ATP-binding protein, translating to MPHEAAEAPEHVATLERVSVRYGDVAALDDVSLGIRSGEILGVVGESGAGKSTLLRLLDATEHPTSGRVTILGAEPARLRGPRIRALRRRIGMVFQGFNLLGNRTVQQNVALPLVLERRADPARVAELLDYVGLADRARHYPAQLSGGQRQRVAIARALVTRPGMVLADEPTSSLDTRATDDVLALLAQARADFGTTVVLVTHELESVAAIADRVAVLERGALRDVLPVARGAARDRGGSYADHVRRVLGA from the coding sequence GTGCCGCACGAAGCCGCCGAGGCGCCCGAGCACGTCGCGACGCTCGAGCGCGTCAGCGTGCGCTACGGCGACGTCGCCGCGCTCGACGACGTCAGCCTCGGCATCCGCAGCGGCGAGATCCTCGGCGTCGTGGGGGAGTCCGGCGCCGGCAAGTCGACGCTGCTGCGGCTCCTCGATGCGACCGAGCACCCCACGAGCGGCCGCGTCACCATCCTCGGCGCCGAGCCCGCGCGCCTGCGCGGGCCGCGCATCCGCGCCCTGCGCCGCCGCATCGGCATGGTCTTCCAGGGCTTCAACCTGCTCGGCAACCGCACCGTGCAGCAGAACGTCGCGCTGCCGCTCGTGCTCGAGCGGCGCGCCGACCCCGCGCGCGTGGCCGAGCTGCTCGACTACGTCGGCCTCGCCGATCGCGCGCGGCACTACCCGGCACAGCTCTCGGGCGGGCAGCGGCAGCGCGTCGCGATCGCCCGTGCGCTGGTGACGCGCCCGGGAATGGTGCTCGCCGATGAGCCCACGAGCTCGCTCGACACGCGAGCCACCGACGACGTGCTCGCGCTGCTCGCCCAGGCGCGCGCCGACTTCGGCACGACGGTCGTGCTCGTCACGCACGAGCTCGAGTCGGTCGCCGCGATCGCCGACCGCGTCGCCGTGCTCGAGCGCGGCGCGCTGCGCGACGTGCTGCCGGTGGCCCGCGGGGCGGCCCGCGATCGCGGCGGCAGCTACGCCGATCACGTGCGGCGGGTGCTCGGCGCGTGA
- a CDS encoding methionine ABC transporter permease → MNEVLDSLAENGDQIVVALVETAFMLGFSLAAAVLVGLPLGVAIFLTRPGGPKERRGIWLVANAYVTVVRSFPFLLLVVVLIPLTRLLYGTTFGTGAATFPLCFVAVAIYARLVEQILLEIPSGVLAAARSMGADALQTVWHFLLVEGRSGLVYALTSAAISLISYSTVLGIVGGGGLGDFALRYGYQEYDWPLMYTTVAVVIVLVLLLQAVGEKASALLDKR, encoded by the coding sequence GTGAACGAGGTGCTCGACTCGCTCGCCGAGAACGGCGACCAGATCGTCGTCGCGCTCGTCGAGACGGCGTTCATGCTCGGCTTCTCGCTCGCGGCGGCTGTGCTCGTCGGGCTGCCGCTCGGGGTGGCCATCTTCCTCACGCGCCCAGGTGGACCCAAGGAGCGCCGCGGCATCTGGCTCGTCGCGAACGCCTACGTCACCGTGGTGCGCTCGTTCCCGTTCCTGCTGCTCGTCGTCGTCCTCATCCCGCTCACCCGCCTGCTCTACGGCACGACCTTCGGCACCGGAGCGGCCACGTTCCCGCTGTGCTTCGTCGCGGTCGCGATCTACGCGCGGCTCGTCGAGCAGATCCTGCTCGAGATCCCCTCCGGCGTGCTCGCCGCCGCGCGGTCGATGGGGGCGGATGCGCTGCAGACGGTGTGGCACTTCCTGCTCGTCGAGGGCCGGTCCGGCCTGGTCTACGCGCTGACGTCCGCCGCCATCAGCCTCATCTCGTACTCGACGGTGCTCGGCATCGTCGGCGGCGGCGGACTCGGCGACTTCGCGCTCCGCTACGGCTACCAGGAGTACGACTGGCCGCTCATGTACACGACCGTCGCCGTCGTCATCGTGCTCGTTCTGCTGCTGCAGGCGGTCGGCGAGAAGGCGTCGGCGCTGCTCGACAAGCGGTAG